One window of the Rhipicephalus microplus isolate Deutch F79 chromosome 2, USDA_Rmic, whole genome shotgun sequence genome contains the following:
- the LOC119178191 gene encoding uncharacterized protein LOC119178191: MPYSVFHDRLLLRTLLWNEIENMYLLRTAPRRDLQINGLLDLDGMDFTTFYRSFRFHKGDLEDLMEALLIPEEVMSAQRVRVSGREALCMTLRRLAYPNRLCELELFFRRHSSVISSVVSKVLAHIDYYFGHLLADLTVHKWLNLQSLELFSQAVHRKGAPLKNCWGFIDGTARRICRPSARQEDYFSGHKRYHALKFQALMCANGITCQLDGPFPGRRHDAGILKETALYRNLETVTQGRTYVIYGDPAYPLRPLLYKPFGGASLRPHEVNFNKRMSSVRQAVEWGFGRVVADFAFVDFYKSQKMTRQRVGRMYKVATLFLNCRTCMYGSQVSTYFDVTPPTLREYLVPFEIPA; the protein is encoded by the exons ATGCCGTACAGCGTATTTCACGACCGACTGCTCCTGCGAACTTTGCTATGGAACGAAATCGAAAATATGTATTTGCTCCGAACTGCACCGCGCCGTGACCTCCAGATAAACGGACTTCTTGATTTGGACGGAATGGACTTTACTACATTCTACCGCTCGTTCAGGTTCCATAAAGGAGACCTGGAAGATTTGATGGAAGCCTTGCTGATTCCCGAAGAGGTCATGAGCGCTCAACGGGTTCGAGTGTCTGGTCGCGAGGCGCTGTGCATGACGTTGCGGCGTCTAGCCTACCCTAATCGTCTCTGTGAGCTGGAGCTCTTCTTTAGGCGCCACAGCTCGGTAATATCAAGTGTGGTGTCTAAAGTGTTAGCCCACATAGATTACTACTTCGGGCACCTCCTTGCGGACCTTACAGTGCACAAGTGGCTCAATCTGCAATCACTGGAGCTGTTCTCTCAG GCTGTGCACAGGAAAGGTGCTCCATTGAAGAATTGCTGGGGATTTATTGACGGAACAGCTAGACGAATTTGTCGACCATCAGCTAGACAAGAAGACTATTTTTCTGGGCACAAACGCTATCATGCTTTGAAGTTTCAGGCATTGATGTGCGCAAATGGCATAACCTGTCAGTTGGATGGCCCATTTCCAGGCCGTCGTCATGACGCTG gtatCCTAAAGGAGACTGCCCTCTACCGCAACTTGGAGACAGTTACTCAAGGCCGCACATATGTAATATATGGAGACCCCGCCTACCCACTTCGGCCACTGCTCTACAAGCCTTTTGGAGGTGCTTCTTTGCGTCCCCATGAGGTTAACTTCAATAAGCGCATGAGCTCAGTGCGGCAGGCCGTTGAGTGGGGCTTCGGCAGAGTCGTTGCAGACTTTGCCTTCGTTGATTTTTATAAAAGCCAGAAGATGACTCGGCAGAGGGTGGGTCGGATGTACAAAGTTGCAACATTGTTCTTAAACTGCCGTACTTGCATGTATGGCAGCCAAGTGTCTACATATTTTGATGTTACTCCGCCCACCCTCAGAGAATACCTTGTGCCATTTGAGATACCAGCATAG